A single window of Caldimicrobium thiodismutans DNA harbors:
- a CDS encoding lytic transglycosylase domain-containing protein codes for MFLSIILCIGLVFFSSPVFASKIFVYEDQETGEKYYSNLPLNENFKIYMRLPLKKDKRDTLLLSSLKRGFNEGAFSSKFDEIFNEVARAFNLDPKLLKAMAKVESNFNPQAVSPKGAMGVMQLIPSTARLVGVSNPLDPVENIYGGARYLRMLLDEFGDLKLSLAAYNAGPEAVKSYRGIPPYSETVNYVRDVLYYYELFRKNNL; via the coding sequence ATGTTCCTGAGTATTATTCTTTGCATAGGGCTTGTTTTTTTCTCCTCCCCGGTTTTTGCCTCTAAAATTTTTGTTTATGAAGATCAGGAAACCGGGGAAAAATATTATTCTAATCTTCCCTTAAACGAGAACTTTAAAATTTATATGAGACTACCCCTTAAAAAGGATAAGAGAGATACCTTGTTACTTTCCTCCCTCAAGCGAGGATTTAATGAAGGGGCTTTTTCTTCTAAATTTGATGAAATCTTTAATGAGGTTGCCAGGGCCTTTAATCTTGATCCTAAGTTATTGAAGGCTATGGCCAAGGTTGAGTCAAATTTTAATCCCCAGGCAGTTTCTCCAAAAGGGGCCATGGGGGTTATGCAACTTATCCCATCCACAGCAAGATTAGTTGGAGTCAGCAATCCCCTTGATCCAGTTGAAAATATCTATGGAGGAGCAAGGTATTTAAGGATGCTCCTTGATGAATTTGGAGATCTAAAGCTTAGTCTTGCAGCTTACAATGCAGGTCCTGAAGCGGTAAAATCTTACAGGGGTATACCCCCTTATTCAGAGACTGTAAACTATGTAAGAGATGTCCTCTATTATTACGAGCTTTTCCGAAAAAACAATCTTTAA
- a CDS encoding PP0621 family protein: MKYLILILLLLGVFWYYKKKRVKAKQEQKSRQMEMCACLSCGIFFPQNQGKILKKGSQELFFCSDKCLKKYLFKEGERTCS, from the coding sequence ATGAAATATTTAATTTTGATACTTCTCCTTTTAGGAGTTTTTTGGTATTATAAAAAGAAACGGGTTAAAGCTAAACAGGAGCAAAAAAGTCGCCAAATGGAGATGTGTGCTTGCCTTTCTTGTGGAATTTTTTTTCCACAGAACCAGGGAAAGATATTAAAAAAAGGCTCTCAAGAGCTTTTTTTTTGTTCCGATAAATGTTTAAAGAAATATTTGTTTAAAGAGGGGGAAAGAACATGTTCCTGA
- the folK gene encoding 2-amino-4-hydroxy-6-hydroxymethyldihydropteridine diphosphokinase, with protein MKGSGKEACYPETLKRVYLSLGSNLGNRRENLERAIKLLQELPAQIEKLSKIYETRPLYFESKNYFYNLVVKIRTFLSPLALFLELKKIEFKMGRKKDLCLSDRPIDLDIVFYEDLRFSSAILKIPHPRALERAFVVIPTLEIEPDLREPVTGKKLCEIKQEREKEYLKQGIKALTEELKI; from the coding sequence ATTAAGGGAAGCGGTAAAGAGGCTTGCTACCCTGAAACCCTAAAAAGGGTTTATCTTTCCCTGGGAAGTAATCTTGGTAATCGTAGAGAAAATCTTGAAAGGGCTATCAAACTCTTGCAAGAACTTCCTGCTCAGATTGAAAAACTCTCTAAGATTTATGAGACAAGACCTCTTTATTTTGAAAGCAAAAATTATTTTTATAATCTTGTGGTCAAGATAAGAACTTTTCTCTCACCCCTTGCCCTTTTTTTAGAACTCAAAAAGATTGAGTTTAAAATGGGAAGAAAGAAAGATCTTTGTCTTTCCGATAGACCCATAGACCTTGATATTGTTTTTTATGAAGATCTGCGCTTTAGCAGTGCCATCCTTAAAATTCCTCATCCCAGAGCCCTTGAGAGAGCTTTTGTAGTTATCCCCACTTTGGAGATAGAGCCAGATCTAAGAGAACCAGTCACCGGGAAAAAACTTTGTGAGATAAAGCAGGAGAGAGAGAAAGAATACCTGAAACAGGGAATAAAAGCCCTAACTGAGGAGCTTAAAATATGA